The region ACTTTTAAATCTCTTCTGACAGTTATTTCTGTAACTCCAAGTTTTTCATTTATATCAGTTATTTTTATAATGTCATTCTTGTCAATAATCTTTAATATTTTTCGAAATCTTTCTTCCTTAAGCATATTGTATTCCTCCACGCCAAGATTAAAGTAATCAATCGCATATTTTGTATATGTATATATTATCATGTTTTTTTGTTCGTTTCAATACTATTTTTGTTTTTATATTTTTTATTTTGAATGTTTTTCGTGTGTGGTTGCATGTAATTTTTTCCTTTTAGCATCTGTATCTTTATGTCTACTTATATTATATTTTCGACATAACTGTGTATATGTATACGTTTCGCATTCCATATTGTTACATAAATATTTTTAAATAATTAATTTTATAAAATATATTGACATGTTTTAGATATGATGATAAAATTTCACCATAGAACAAAATAAAACAAAGCGAAACATTTTAGAAAATTCATTTTATCATGGCTTTAATTTTTCAAACATAATGTTATCAATATAGAACATATTGGAACTTTAATATCATATTTATAACATTAATAATTACATGACATTAACTAATTGGATCATTAAAGTCTGATTATTCCCAGTTTTTTCTTTAAATGTAAACGTTTATCGATTAGGAGGAGTTTATTATGGAAGATTCAGAAATGATTGCACTAGAAATTATAGGTTCTGCAGGGGATGCACGTTCAAAATTAGTATTAGCTTTAGATGAATGTAATAATAACAATTTTAAAAAAGCTGAAACTCTTATGGCTGAGGCTAATGAACTTATTCAAGAAGCTCACAATGTTCAAACAAAAATGCTTCAAGCAGAAGCTAGTGGTGATAAGGTAGATATATGTTTCTTAATGGTACATGCTCAAGATCATCTTATGACTACTATTCTTCTTAGAGATGTTATCAAAAGTTTTGTAAACCTATATAAAAGAACATCTAAATAAACAAAAATTTTAACGAGGGGTGTAAATATAATGAAAGCCTTAATTGCAAAAATTGAAAAAATGAAACCATTATTCCAGAAAATATCTAATATTTCTTACTTAATGGCTGTGCGTGATGGATTTATAAGTTTAATACCAGTTATAGTATTTTCAAGTGTGTTCTTATTAGTAGCATATGTACCTAACATATTCAATTTTTACTGGCCTAATGATGTAACAAACTTATTAATTAAAGTTTACAATTATTCTATGGGTGTATTAGCACTACTGATGTCTGCAACTATTGCAAAAAGTTTAACTGATACTTTCAATAGTAGACTTCCAAAAACAAGACAAATTAATATGGTTTCTACTATGGCAGTTTCTACTATATGTTTCTTGCTAGTAGCCGCTGATCCAACAAAAGATGGCTTTGCTTCTGCTTTCTTAGGTACAAAAGGCTTACTTGCTGCTTTCGTTGTTGCCTTTATAGTTCCTAACATTTATAAATTCTGTGTTGGACGTAATATAACTATAAAAATGCCTGATGAAGTTCCAGGAAATATATCTCAAACTTTTGCAGATTTAATACCATTATGTATTTCTATATTATTCTTCTGGTTATTTGATATGGGCTTCAGAAATATGTTCCACACTGGATTCGCTGCTTGGATCTTAGATGTATTTAAACCTTTATTCTCTGCAGCAGATACTTATCCAGGCTTAGCTGTAATTTACGGTGCTATGGCATTCTTCTGGTTTGTAGGTATACATGGACCTTCTATAGTTGAACCAGCAGTTTCAGCAATATATATTACAAACGTTGATGCTAACCTTAAATTATTTCAGTCAGGACACCATGCAACACATGTTCTTTCACAAGGTTCACAGTATTTCGTAGCAACTATTGGTGGTACCGGTGCTACAATGATGATAACTTTCATGTTCCTACTTATGGCAAAATCAAAGCAGTTAAAAGTAGTTGGTAAAGCATCTATAATTCCGGTTCTATTTGGTGTTAATGAACCAATCTTATTTGGTGGTCCTTTAGTTTTAAATCCAGTATTCTTCGTGCCATTTATATGTGCACCAATAGCTAATGTTTGGATATTTAAATTCTTTGTAGGGAACTTAGGAATGAACGGATTTATTTACAATCTTCCTTGGCCTACACCTGGACCTTTAGGTCTTATATTAGGAACAGGATTTGCTCCACTTGTTTTCTTATTCATTCCTTTAATCTTAGTTGTAGACTTTGTAATATACTACCCGTTCTTCAAAGTTTATGATAAACAATTAGTAGAAGACGAAGCACTTAGACATCATAATAAATCAGCTGAAGATTCTAAACTTGACAGCGTAGAAGTTAAAAAATTAGACAGAAAATTAGCAATACTTGTAATATGTGCAAATGGTGCTACAAGTTCAATGCTTGCAAAAGCTATTAAAAAAGGTGCAGATGCACAAGGGGTAGAATTAGAATCAACTGCATTAGCTTATGGACAACATAAAGATGTTATAGATCAATTTGATTTAATAATATTAGCTCCTCAAATGGCTTCAATGCTTGGTCAACTTCAAAAAGATTGTGGAAATAAAGGTGTAAAAGCAATTTCTACTAATGGAAAACAATATGTTGATCTTACTCGTAACCCAGAAAAAGCGTTAAAATTTGCTTTCTCTGAAATTGAAAATAAATAACTGAAGGGAGTAATTTAACTAATGAAAACTTTTGATAAGGATTTTATATTTGGGGCAGCTACGGCTGCCTTCCAAGCAGAAGGTGCTGCAAAGGAAGATGGCAGAGGCCCATGCTACTGGGATGAATTCTTGCACCGCCCTGAAAGTACTTTTGATGGAGATATGGCTAGTGATTTCTATCACAAATACAAAGAAGATTTAAGACTCTCAAGAGAATTTGGATTGAATGGCATCAGAATTTCAATTGCTTGGACACGTATAATCCCTGATGGTTCAGGTGAAATCAATCAAAAAGGTATAGATTTTTATAACAAACTCATTGATGAATGTTTAGCTAATGGCGTAGAGCCATTTGTAACACTTCACCACTTTGATACACCACTTCCTATTTTCAAAAACGGTGATTGGTTAGACAGAAAAAACATAGATAACTTTGTTAAATTTGCTAAGGTTTGTTTCGAAAACTTTGGTGATAGAGTTAAAAAGTGGGTTACAATTAACGAACCTTGGTCAGTAGTCGCTGGTCAATACATTATTGGACACTTTCCTCCAAATATAAAATATGATGTTCCAAAAGCAGTACAATCCATGCATAACATGATGGTATCTCATGCAAAAGTAGTAGAATTGTATAAATCCATGAACTTAGGTGGAGAAATTGGTATTATTCATATTTTACAAGGAAAATATCCAATAACTGATTCTGAAGCTGATAAAAAAGCTGCTTATTTAGATTACATTGTAGCTAACAAATTTATGCTTGATGCTTGCCTTGCTGGTGAATACAAGAAAGATACAATGGATACAATCAAATCTATTTTAGCTTTATACAATAGCAATTTAGTTATATGTGATGGTGATTTGGAGATAATTAAATCTGCTTCAGCTAAAAATGATTTCTTAGGAGTTAACTACTATGCAAGTGATTTCTTAGCTCATTATGAAGGTGAAAGTGATATACATCATAATGGAACAGGTGCTAAGGGCACAAGCGTATTCCGTCTTAAAGGTATAGGAGAACGTGTTATGAATCCTGAAGTACCTACAACTGATTGGGATTGGCCAATTTACCCTAAAGGGCTTCATGATATACTTCTCCGTATAAAAGAAGATTACCCTAGTTATAAGAAGATTTATATTACAGAAAACGGTATGGGATATAAAGATGACTTTGAAAACGGAAAAATAGATGATGGTCCACGTATAGATTATATAAAACAGCATTTACAAGTTGTACTTGATGCAATAAGTGAAGGCGTTAATGTACAAGGATACTTCCTATGGTCTTTGATGGATGTTCTATCTTGGACAAACGGATACAACAAAAGATACGGATTATTCTACGTTAACTTCAAAACTCAAGAAAGATTTGCAAAGAAAAGTGCATACTGGATGAAAAAAGTTTCTGAAACAAAAACTTTAGTATCAGAAGAAGATATAACTTACTAGTAGTAACAAAAACTAATATAGTATAAAATAAAATGAGAATATCAAAAGATTTGTGTAAATTAAATATTTGAATATTAATATAACTGGAAATTTAGCATTCCAGTTATATTTTTAATTTCTTATCAGTTTAATAAAATATATCTTTTCTATTTAATGGATTCTGCTATTTTTTTCAGTTCATTTAAAGACACCCCTTTTAAGCTTATACCATAAAAGCAATTATTGTATTCCCAATCAATACTTGTATCATCAGAAAATATGGCATCTACATTATTAATCTTTATCTTTTGAACATTCTCATCTCCAACAGAATAACTTGTTTCTTTGCAAGCGAAACGTTCTTGAACAAATAAACTATGTTGAGCGTTAGGCTTTGTAAAATATAACGAAATATATTTGTCGCTAATATTTCCCTTATTATCTTTATACACGATTGCATGATCAAATTTATAACCCTTAGGTAAATAAGAAGGAAATACAACCTTAAAGCACGTATATTTATTTATATCCTTCATATCTGTAATTACTTGCTCTCCACTATCTAACTGATTTTCAGTAATTATCTTACCAGATGAAATATACGCAATTTTTTCTCCCCTACTTGTATAAAGTTCTTTAATATTTTTTTTCGTAATTTCATTTATAGCCTTACCATTTTTGTCAAAAATCTTTCCTTTTAAATTAGCAGGCATTACACTTTTAGGCTTTTCTTTTTCATTTTCTTTAACCTCAACTCCACTTAGTAAACCTGCAGATACTACTTTTGTTATTTTATATGAAAAATCCTTTGCAAATGATGTTTGCATAAAGCCTACACCTACTGCTGCAAATGTAATTAAAACAACAGCAGCTTTAGAAACTATACCAATTTTTTTCATAATTTTATCTCCTTCATTAATATTCTTTAGACACCTATCATATATATAATCCTTATTCATATTTTTGCTAAAATCCTTACTAGCCAAAAGCTTACCAACTTTGAAAATCTCTTTATATTCTTTATCCTGTGGTGTATTAATTTTTTCTACGCCTTTTATATAAGCATCAATATTCTCTAAAAATTCATCTTTTATCTGATCTCTATTCATGCACATATCCCTCCCTCTCCATCTCTCTTCTTAATTTTTTCATGCTGTGGAACAAAATTACACCAACGTTACTGCTACTTGTATCTAAAATTTCTGCTATTTCCATATTTTTTAAGTTAGCCCCAAACTTAAGTGCTATAATATTTCTTTCCTTTTCACTTAAAATTTTCAAGCAATTTAAAAGTTTATCATTAGTTTCTCTTATTATAGCAGTATCTTCTGGGCTAGGCTGTTTTGATATAAGTTCCTTAATTGTATCAAGGGAAAATAATGTATGTCGTTTTAAGCTTCTAAAATAATCATTTAATACATTTTTTGCTATAGCAAATAACCAAACTTCAAAGGAAGATTTTTCTTCTGAATACAATTCTATTTTAAGCATTGCTTTTTCAAAAACCTTAATCATCAAATCTTCTTCATTATAGTTACTATTAACACGATAATATATATAGTTATAGACTCTTTTAGAGTAAGTTTCAAAAACATAAGCAAATACCCTTTTCCTATCCTCACTTTTATCTAAATGATTTAGCATATTGGATTGTTCCATACTCTTCTAAACCTTCCTTCTTTTCTACTTAGCTAAGTATTTTCATATATTAATACGACTTACTTTAAATTTCATTACATATATTTCAAAAATATTTTCAATCTTTTACCTTTACAATTCAACTATTTCATCATATCTCTATGTACATCTTAAACAATAAGTTTTAAGTACACTACTAAAATATAAAAATAGAGTATAGTACTGAATATAAAAAATATGCAATACTATACTCTATTTTTAGAAAGGAGGGATTAAATTGAAAATTGCAAAAGAAACCTTACATGTAATTCAGCATTAAAATTTTCTAGCTATCTCTTCTATTTTATCTGCTGATAGCCTGTATATTGTCATTGTATCAACACTATCAGCACCTAAATTTTTATAGAACTTAATTGAAGGTTCGTTCCAATCAAGACATCCCCATTCTAATCTTTTGCATCCTCTTTTAATCGCAAGATGCGACATAAATGCCATCATAATTTTCCCAAGCCCTTTAAATCTCATATCTTCATCTACATAAAAACCATCTATGTAAATACCACTCTCGCCTATAAATGCCGATGAGTTATTACAAAAATAAATAAAAGCCACTGTTTTTCCATCGTAATCTCCAAAAATTGCCTCACCTTTATTTTCTAACAAAAGCTTACGTATCCCCTCTTCCGTTGAAGTTATTTTATCGAGCATTTTTTGATACTTTCCAAGCCTTTTCATATATTCCACAACTAAAGCTGCATCTTTAGGCTTTGCAAATCTAATTGTAAACTTAGGATTTTTTGTTTTTATGGTTTCCATTTTCATGCCCCTTCTCTATATAAATATTATATTTTTAAATTTAAAGCAATATTAACGATAACATTTTAAAAATATTTATTATATTTTATCATATTACTATTTTATTCTGTAATCAATTGTAAACACTGTATATGTACCACTAAAAAAAGTGATACTTTTGAATAATACATTATATTCAAAAACACCACTTTTTCATTTAACCTTTACAAAATATATTTTTTCCTATTTAATATTTATTCTGCAACCTTAATTCATATTTTTGCTAATAAAATAACTGTATTTGTATGCTGCCAAACTTTTTCCACAGATGTGAATCCTGCTTCTTTAAGCATCTTAATTTGATTTTCCACAGTACAAGGAGTGTCATAATG is a window of Clostridium pasteurianum DNA encoding:
- a CDS encoding PTS lactose/cellobiose transporter subunit IIA; protein product: MEDSEMIALEIIGSAGDARSKLVLALDECNNNNFKKAETLMAEANELIQEAHNVQTKMLQAEASGDKVDICFLMVHAQDHLMTTILLRDVIKSFVNLYKRTSK
- a CDS encoding PTS transporter subunit EIIC, translating into MKALIAKIEKMKPLFQKISNISYLMAVRDGFISLIPVIVFSSVFLLVAYVPNIFNFYWPNDVTNLLIKVYNYSMGVLALLMSATIAKSLTDTFNSRLPKTRQINMVSTMAVSTICFLLVAADPTKDGFASAFLGTKGLLAAFVVAFIVPNIYKFCVGRNITIKMPDEVPGNISQTFADLIPLCISILFFWLFDMGFRNMFHTGFAAWILDVFKPLFSAADTYPGLAVIYGAMAFFWFVGIHGPSIVEPAVSAIYITNVDANLKLFQSGHHATHVLSQGSQYFVATIGGTGATMMITFMFLLMAKSKQLKVVGKASIIPVLFGVNEPILFGGPLVLNPVFFVPFICAPIANVWIFKFFVGNLGMNGFIYNLPWPTPGPLGLILGTGFAPLVFLFIPLILVVDFVIYYPFFKVYDKQLVEDEALRHHNKSAEDSKLDSVEVKKLDRKLAILVICANGATSSMLAKAIKKGADAQGVELESTALAYGQHKDVIDQFDLIILAPQMASMLGQLQKDCGNKGVKAISTNGKQYVDLTRNPEKALKFAFSEIENK
- the lacG gene encoding 6-phospho-beta-galactosidase; translation: MKTFDKDFIFGAATAAFQAEGAAKEDGRGPCYWDEFLHRPESTFDGDMASDFYHKYKEDLRLSREFGLNGIRISIAWTRIIPDGSGEINQKGIDFYNKLIDECLANGVEPFVTLHHFDTPLPIFKNGDWLDRKNIDNFVKFAKVCFENFGDRVKKWVTINEPWSVVAGQYIIGHFPPNIKYDVPKAVQSMHNMMVSHAKVVELYKSMNLGGEIGIIHILQGKYPITDSEADKKAAYLDYIVANKFMLDACLAGEYKKDTMDTIKSILALYNSNLVICDGDLEIIKSASAKNDFLGVNYYASDFLAHYEGESDIHHNGTGAKGTSVFRLKGIGERVMNPEVPTTDWDWPIYPKGLHDILLRIKEDYPSYKKIYITENGMGYKDDFENGKIDDGPRIDYIKQHLQVVLDAISEGVNVQGYFLWSLMDVLSWTNGYNKRYGLFYVNFKTQERFAKKSAYWMKKVSETKTLVSEEDITY
- a CDS encoding sigma-70 family RNA polymerase sigma factor; translated protein: MEQSNMLNHLDKSEDRKRVFAYVFETYSKRVYNYIYYRVNSNYNEEDLMIKVFEKAMLKIELYSEEKSSFEVWLFAIAKNVLNDYFRSLKRHTLFSLDTIKELISKQPSPEDTAIIRETNDKLLNCLKILSEKERNIIALKFGANLKNMEIAEILDTSSSNVGVILFHSMKKLRREMEREGYVHE
- a CDS encoding GNAT family N-acetyltransferase — translated: METIKTKNPKFTIRFAKPKDAALVVEYMKRLGKYQKMLDKITSTEEGIRKLLLENKGEAIFGDYDGKTVAFIYFCNNSSAFIGESGIYIDGFYVDEDMRFKGLGKIMMAFMSHLAIKRGCKRLEWGCLDWNEPSIKFYKNLGADSVDTMTIYRLSADKIEEIARKF